Proteins encoded by one window of Mustela erminea isolate mMusErm1 chromosome 5, mMusErm1.Pri, whole genome shotgun sequence:
- the ZSCAN29 gene encoding zinc finger and SCAN domain-containing protein 29 isoform X5, translating into MSRKWRGGSGSGGRFRKRAWKTWTFGVSGTPAQGCNQEREGKEPRPGTTGADEPKGEAQTFSKERLEQGEPPDLGSKEKELSRGSHTGERQMHADLLSPKRERRSWVDQDHWGFEDEKVAGVHWGYEETRTLLAILSQTEFYEALRNCHRNSQVYGAVAERLREYGFLRTLEQCRTKFKGLQKSYRKVKSGHPPETCPFFEEMEALMSAQVIALPSNGLEEAASHSGLVGSDVETEEPGQEGWQHKEAEEAVAEESDSDEMGQEATPQVPDNSTAPVLFRSPSGVHWGYEETKTYLAILSETQFYEALRNCHRNSQLYGAVAERLWEYGFLRTPEQCRTKFKSLQTSYRKVKNGQAPETCPFFEEMDALVSARVVAPPSDSQEEETASCPTHTTSETKAEKQAEAAEETIEEDSEDDEEDTEVPLGVVMTRAPVLFQSPSGFEAGFDNEENLKRDISEEVQLHRTLLARSERKLSRHLTQGKGGESECRSGQQWETTPGERRGKPTLPERSLGKVLNHQRPYLGERPCKYLRYSKNFVPNSHLMHQISHQVENPYKCADCGKSFSRSARLIRHRRIHTGEKPYKCLDCGKSFRDSSNFITHRRIHTGEKPYQCGECGKRFNQSSSLIIHQRTHTGEKPYQCEECGKSFNNSSHFSAHRRIHTGERPHVCPDCGKSFSKSSDLRAHHRTHTGEKPYGCHDCGKCFSKSSALNKHREIHMREKLLSPSVPK; encoded by the exons ATGTCCAGAAAGTGGAGAGGAGGCAGTGGCTCTGGTGGAAGATTTAGAAAGAGAGCCTGGAAGACCTGGACTTTCg GAGTCAGTGGAACCCCAGCCCAGGGGTGTAACCAAGAAAGAGAGGGCAAGGAGCCCAGACCTGGGACCACAGGAGCAGATGAACCCAAAGGAGAAGCTCAGACCTTTTCAAAGGAGCG GTTGGAGCAAGGAGAGCCCCCTGATCTGGGCTCCAAGGAGAAGGAACTCTCAAGAGGCAGTCACacaggagaaagacaaatgcatGCTGATCTGTTATCacccaagagagagagaagaagctggGTAGACCAGGATCACTGGGGCTTTGAGGATGAGAAGGTAGCAGGCGTGCACTGGGGCTATGAAGAGACCAGAACCCTCCTTGCAATTCTCAGTCAGACTGAGTTTTATGAGGCTCTCCGAAACTGTCATCGAAACAGCCAAGTGTATGGGGCTGTGGCTGAGCGGCTCCGGGAGTATGGCTTCCTTCGGACATTGGAACAGTGTCGGACCAAGTTCAAAGGTCTCCAAAAGAGCTATAGGAAAGTCAAGAGTGGTCACCCACCTGAAACCTGCCCCTTCTTTGAAGAGATGGAGGCCCTGATGAGTGCCCAAGTCATTGCATTGCCCAGTAATGGCTTGGAAGAGGCAGCCTCTCACTCTGGCCTGGTGGGCAGTGATGTTGAGACAGAGGAGCCAGGGCAAGAGGGCTGGCAGCATAAGGAAGCAGAAGAGGCTGTGGCTGAAGAGTCGGACAGTGATGAAATGGGCCAGGAGGCCACCCCCCAAGTCCCTGACAACTCAACTGCACCTGTTCTTTTTCGAAGTCCCAGTG GTGTACACTGGGGCTATGAAGAGACAAAGACTTACCTTGCAATTCTTAGTGAGACTCAGTTTTACGAAGCCCTCCGGAACTGTCACCGCAACAGCCAGCTGTATGGAGCAGTGGCTGAGCGGTTATGGGAATATGGATTCTTAAGGACACCAGAGCAGTGTCGGACCAAGTTTAAAAGCCTACAGACCAGCTATCGGAAAGTCAAGAATGGCCAAGCACCAGAGACCTGTCCCTTCTTTGAAGAGATGGATGCTTTGGTGAGTGCCAGGGTTGTTGCCCCACCCAGTGACAGCCAGGAAGAAGAGACAGCCTCTTGCCCCACCCACACCACCAGTGAGACCAAAGCTGAGAAGCAAGCTGAGGCTGCAGAAGAGACCATAGAAGAAGATTCTGAGGATGATGAAGAGGATACTGAGGTACCCCTGGGGGTTGTCATGACCCGTGCTCCAGTCTTATTCCAGAGCCCCAGTG GTTTTGAGGCTGGATTTGATAATGAAGAGAATCTAAAACGAGATATTTCTGAGGAAGTACAACTACATAGAACATTACTTGCAAGGTCTGAAAGGAAACTGTCCCGGCATCTTACTCAGGGTAAAGGTGGTGAGAGTGAATGTAGATCAGGACAACAGTGGGAAACGACcccaggggagagaagaggaaaaccaACACTCCCAGAGAGGAGTTTAGGTAAAGTTCTAAATCATCAGAGACCTTACTTGGGAGAGAGACCCTGTAAATATCTCAGATACAGCAAAAACTTTGTTCCAAATTCCCACCTCATGCATCAGATATCTCATCAAGTGGAAAATCCATATAAATGTGCTGATTGTGGAAAAAGCTTCAGTCGGAGTGCACGCCTCATCAGACACCGCAGaatccacactggagagaaaccttacaagtGTCTTGACTGTGGGAAAAGTTTCCGTGACAGTTCAAATTTCATCACCCACAGGAGAATCCACACAGGAGAAAAACCCTATCAATGTGGTGAGTGTGGAAAACGCTTCAATCAGAGCTCAAGCCTTATAATTCACCAGAGAACCCACACAGGAGAAAAGCCCTATCAATGTGAAGAGTGTGGAAAAAGCTTCAACAATAGTTCTCATTTCAGTGCACATCGGAGGATACACACAGGAGAGAGACCTCATGTGTGTCCTGACTGTGGAAAGAGTTTCAGTAAGAGTTCTGACTTACGTGCACACCATAGGacccacacaggagagaaaccctatgggTGTCATGACTGTGGCAAATGCTTCAGTAAAAGCTCTGCCCTTAATAAGCACCGAGAGATCCATATGCGAGAAAAACTTCTGTCACCGTCAGTACCTAAGTAA
- the ZSCAN29 gene encoding zinc finger and SCAN domain-containing protein 29 isoform X6 → MSRKWRGGSGSGGRFRKRAWKTWTFGFPFPKSGVVSRLEQGEPPDLGSKEKELSRGSHTGERQMHADLLSPKRERRSWVDQDHWGFEDEKVAGVHWGYEETRTLLAILSQTEFYEALRNCHRNSQVYGAVAERLREYGFLRTLEQCRTKFKGLQKSYRKVKSGHPPETCPFFEEMEALMSAQVIALPSNGLEEAASHSGLVGSDVETEEPGQEGWQHKEAEEAVAEESDSDEMGQEATPQVPDNSTAPVLFRSPSGVHWGYEETKTYLAILSETQFYEALRNCHRNSQLYGAVAERLWEYGFLRTPEQCRTKFKSLQTSYRKVKNGQAPETCPFFEEMDALVSARVVAPPSDSQEEETASCPTHTTSETKAEKQAEAAEETIEEDSEDDEEDTEVPLGVVMTRAPVLFQSPSGFEAGFDNEENLKRDISEEVQLHRTLLARSERKLSRHLTQGKGGESECRSGQQWETTPGERRGKPTLPERSLGKVLNHQRPYLGERPCKYLRYSKNFVPNSHLMHQISHQVENPYKCADCGKSFSRSARLIRHRRIHTGEKPYKCLDCGKSFRDSSNFITHRRIHTGEKPYQCGECGKRFNQSSSLIIHQRTHTGEKPYQCEECGKSFNNSSHFSAHRRIHTGERPHVCPDCGKSFSKSSDLRAHHRTHTGEKPYGCHDCGKCFSKSSALNKHREIHMREKLLSPSVPK, encoded by the exons ATGTCCAGAAAGTGGAGAGGAGGCAGTGGCTCTGGTGGAAGATTTAGAAAGAGAGCCTGGAAGACCTGGACTTTCg GATTTCCATTTCCTAAATCCGGTGTGGTCTCCAGGTTGGAGCAAGGAGAGCCCCCTGATCTGGGCTCCAAGGAGAAGGAACTCTCAAGAGGCAGTCACacaggagaaagacaaatgcatGCTGATCTGTTATCacccaagagagagagaagaagctggGTAGACCAGGATCACTGGGGCTTTGAGGATGAGAAGGTAGCAGGCGTGCACTGGGGCTATGAAGAGACCAGAACCCTCCTTGCAATTCTCAGTCAGACTGAGTTTTATGAGGCTCTCCGAAACTGTCATCGAAACAGCCAAGTGTATGGGGCTGTGGCTGAGCGGCTCCGGGAGTATGGCTTCCTTCGGACATTGGAACAGTGTCGGACCAAGTTCAAAGGTCTCCAAAAGAGCTATAGGAAAGTCAAGAGTGGTCACCCACCTGAAACCTGCCCCTTCTTTGAAGAGATGGAGGCCCTGATGAGTGCCCAAGTCATTGCATTGCCCAGTAATGGCTTGGAAGAGGCAGCCTCTCACTCTGGCCTGGTGGGCAGTGATGTTGAGACAGAGGAGCCAGGGCAAGAGGGCTGGCAGCATAAGGAAGCAGAAGAGGCTGTGGCTGAAGAGTCGGACAGTGATGAAATGGGCCAGGAGGCCACCCCCCAAGTCCCTGACAACTCAACTGCACCTGTTCTTTTTCGAAGTCCCAGTG GTGTACACTGGGGCTATGAAGAGACAAAGACTTACCTTGCAATTCTTAGTGAGACTCAGTTTTACGAAGCCCTCCGGAACTGTCACCGCAACAGCCAGCTGTATGGAGCAGTGGCTGAGCGGTTATGGGAATATGGATTCTTAAGGACACCAGAGCAGTGTCGGACCAAGTTTAAAAGCCTACAGACCAGCTATCGGAAAGTCAAGAATGGCCAAGCACCAGAGACCTGTCCCTTCTTTGAAGAGATGGATGCTTTGGTGAGTGCCAGGGTTGTTGCCCCACCCAGTGACAGCCAGGAAGAAGAGACAGCCTCTTGCCCCACCCACACCACCAGTGAGACCAAAGCTGAGAAGCAAGCTGAGGCTGCAGAAGAGACCATAGAAGAAGATTCTGAGGATGATGAAGAGGATACTGAGGTACCCCTGGGGGTTGTCATGACCCGTGCTCCAGTCTTATTCCAGAGCCCCAGTG GTTTTGAGGCTGGATTTGATAATGAAGAGAATCTAAAACGAGATATTTCTGAGGAAGTACAACTACATAGAACATTACTTGCAAGGTCTGAAAGGAAACTGTCCCGGCATCTTACTCAGGGTAAAGGTGGTGAGAGTGAATGTAGATCAGGACAACAGTGGGAAACGACcccaggggagagaagaggaaaaccaACACTCCCAGAGAGGAGTTTAGGTAAAGTTCTAAATCATCAGAGACCTTACTTGGGAGAGAGACCCTGTAAATATCTCAGATACAGCAAAAACTTTGTTCCAAATTCCCACCTCATGCATCAGATATCTCATCAAGTGGAAAATCCATATAAATGTGCTGATTGTGGAAAAAGCTTCAGTCGGAGTGCACGCCTCATCAGACACCGCAGaatccacactggagagaaaccttacaagtGTCTTGACTGTGGGAAAAGTTTCCGTGACAGTTCAAATTTCATCACCCACAGGAGAATCCACACAGGAGAAAAACCCTATCAATGTGGTGAGTGTGGAAAACGCTTCAATCAGAGCTCAAGCCTTATAATTCACCAGAGAACCCACACAGGAGAAAAGCCCTATCAATGTGAAGAGTGTGGAAAAAGCTTCAACAATAGTTCTCATTTCAGTGCACATCGGAGGATACACACAGGAGAGAGACCTCATGTGTGTCCTGACTGTGGAAAGAGTTTCAGTAAGAGTTCTGACTTACGTGCACACCATAGGacccacacaggagagaaaccctatgggTGTCATGACTGTGGCAAATGCTTCAGTAAAAGCTCTGCCCTTAATAAGCACCGAGAGATCCATATGCGAGAAAAACTTCTGTCACCGTCAGTACCTAAGTAA
- the ZSCAN29 gene encoding zinc finger and SCAN domain-containing protein 29 isoform X4, with product MTPLKSSRELLSVRQESVEPQPRGVTKKERARSPDLGPQEQMNPKEKLRPFQRSGFPFPKSGVVSRLEQGEPPDLGSKEKELSRGSHTGERQMHADLLSPKRERRSWVDQDHWGFEDEKVAGVHWGYEETRTLLAILSQTEFYEALRNCHRNSQVYGAVAERLREYGFLRTLEQCRTKFKGLQKSYRKVKSGHPPETCPFFEEMEALMSAQVIALPSNGLEEAASHSGLVGSDVETEEPGQEGWQHKEAEEAVAEESDSDEMGQEATPQVPDNSTAPVLFRSPSGVHWGYEETKTYLAILSETQFYEALRNCHRNSQLYGAVAERLWEYGFLRTPEQCRTKFKSLQTSYRKVKNGQAPETCPFFEEMDALVSARVVAPPSDSQEEETASCPTHTTSETKAEKQAEAAEETIEEDSEDDEEDTEVPLGVVMTRAPVLFQSPSGFEAGFDNEENLKRDISEEVQLHRTLLARSERKLSRHLTQGKGGESECRSGQQWETTPGERRGKPTLPERSLGKVLNHQRPYLGERPCKYLRYSKNFVPNSHLMHQISHQVENPYKCADCGKSFSRSARLIRHRRIHTGEKPYKCLDCGKSFRDSSNFITHRRIHTGEKPYQCGECGKRFNQSSSLIIHQRTHTGEKPYQCEECGKSFNNSSHFSAHRRIHTGERPHVCPDCGKSFSKSSDLRAHHRTHTGEKPYGCHDCGKCFSKSSALNKHREIHMREKLLSPSVPK from the exons ATGACACCCCTGAAATCATCACGAGAGTTATTAAGTGTTCGGCAGGAGTCAGTGGAACCCCAGCCCAGGGGTGTAACCAAGAAAGAGAGGGCAAGGAGCCCAGACCTGGGACCACAGGAGCAGATGAACCCAAAGGAGAAGCTCAGACCTTTTCAAAGGAGCG GATTTCCATTTCCTAAATCCGGTGTGGTCTCCAGGTTGGAGCAAGGAGAGCCCCCTGATCTGGGCTCCAAGGAGAAGGAACTCTCAAGAGGCAGTCACacaggagaaagacaaatgcatGCTGATCTGTTATCacccaagagagagagaagaagctggGTAGACCAGGATCACTGGGGCTTTGAGGATGAGAAGGTAGCAGGCGTGCACTGGGGCTATGAAGAGACCAGAACCCTCCTTGCAATTCTCAGTCAGACTGAGTTTTATGAGGCTCTCCGAAACTGTCATCGAAACAGCCAAGTGTATGGGGCTGTGGCTGAGCGGCTCCGGGAGTATGGCTTCCTTCGGACATTGGAACAGTGTCGGACCAAGTTCAAAGGTCTCCAAAAGAGCTATAGGAAAGTCAAGAGTGGTCACCCACCTGAAACCTGCCCCTTCTTTGAAGAGATGGAGGCCCTGATGAGTGCCCAAGTCATTGCATTGCCCAGTAATGGCTTGGAAGAGGCAGCCTCTCACTCTGGCCTGGTGGGCAGTGATGTTGAGACAGAGGAGCCAGGGCAAGAGGGCTGGCAGCATAAGGAAGCAGAAGAGGCTGTGGCTGAAGAGTCGGACAGTGATGAAATGGGCCAGGAGGCCACCCCCCAAGTCCCTGACAACTCAACTGCACCTGTTCTTTTTCGAAGTCCCAGTG GTGTACACTGGGGCTATGAAGAGACAAAGACTTACCTTGCAATTCTTAGTGAGACTCAGTTTTACGAAGCCCTCCGGAACTGTCACCGCAACAGCCAGCTGTATGGAGCAGTGGCTGAGCGGTTATGGGAATATGGATTCTTAAGGACACCAGAGCAGTGTCGGACCAAGTTTAAAAGCCTACAGACCAGCTATCGGAAAGTCAAGAATGGCCAAGCACCAGAGACCTGTCCCTTCTTTGAAGAGATGGATGCTTTGGTGAGTGCCAGGGTTGTTGCCCCACCCAGTGACAGCCAGGAAGAAGAGACAGCCTCTTGCCCCACCCACACCACCAGTGAGACCAAAGCTGAGAAGCAAGCTGAGGCTGCAGAAGAGACCATAGAAGAAGATTCTGAGGATGATGAAGAGGATACTGAGGTACCCCTGGGGGTTGTCATGACCCGTGCTCCAGTCTTATTCCAGAGCCCCAGTG GTTTTGAGGCTGGATTTGATAATGAAGAGAATCTAAAACGAGATATTTCTGAGGAAGTACAACTACATAGAACATTACTTGCAAGGTCTGAAAGGAAACTGTCCCGGCATCTTACTCAGGGTAAAGGTGGTGAGAGTGAATGTAGATCAGGACAACAGTGGGAAACGACcccaggggagagaagaggaaaaccaACACTCCCAGAGAGGAGTTTAGGTAAAGTTCTAAATCATCAGAGACCTTACTTGGGAGAGAGACCCTGTAAATATCTCAGATACAGCAAAAACTTTGTTCCAAATTCCCACCTCATGCATCAGATATCTCATCAAGTGGAAAATCCATATAAATGTGCTGATTGTGGAAAAAGCTTCAGTCGGAGTGCACGCCTCATCAGACACCGCAGaatccacactggagagaaaccttacaagtGTCTTGACTGTGGGAAAAGTTTCCGTGACAGTTCAAATTTCATCACCCACAGGAGAATCCACACAGGAGAAAAACCCTATCAATGTGGTGAGTGTGGAAAACGCTTCAATCAGAGCTCAAGCCTTATAATTCACCAGAGAACCCACACAGGAGAAAAGCCCTATCAATGTGAAGAGTGTGGAAAAAGCTTCAACAATAGTTCTCATTTCAGTGCACATCGGAGGATACACACAGGAGAGAGACCTCATGTGTGTCCTGACTGTGGAAAGAGTTTCAGTAAGAGTTCTGACTTACGTGCACACCATAGGacccacacaggagagaaaccctatgggTGTCATGACTGTGGCAAATGCTTCAGTAAAAGCTCTGCCCTTAATAAGCACCGAGAGATCCATATGCGAGAAAAACTTCTGTCACCGTCAGTACCTAAGTAA
- the ZSCAN29 gene encoding zinc finger and SCAN domain-containing protein 29 isoform X7 produces the protein MGSQTNPWQDFRHMRFPFPKSGVVSRLEQGEPPDLGSKEKELSRGSHTGERQMHADLLSPKRERRSWVDQDHWGFEDEKVAGVHWGYEETRTLLAILSQTEFYEALRNCHRNSQVYGAVAERLREYGFLRTLEQCRTKFKGLQKSYRKVKSGHPPETCPFFEEMEALMSAQVIALPSNGLEEAASHSGLVGSDVETEEPGQEGWQHKEAEEAVAEESDSDEMGQEATPQVPDNSTAPVLFRSPSGVHWGYEETKTYLAILSETQFYEALRNCHRNSQLYGAVAERLWEYGFLRTPEQCRTKFKSLQTSYRKVKNGQAPETCPFFEEMDALVSARVVAPPSDSQEEETASCPTHTTSETKAEKQAEAAEETIEEDSEDDEEDTEVPLGVVMTRAPVLFQSPSGFEAGFDNEENLKRDISEEVQLHRTLLARSERKLSRHLTQGKGGESECRSGQQWETTPGERRGKPTLPERSLGKVLNHQRPYLGERPCKYLRYSKNFVPNSHLMHQISHQVENPYKCADCGKSFSRSARLIRHRRIHTGEKPYKCLDCGKSFRDSSNFITHRRIHTGEKPYQCGECGKRFNQSSSLIIHQRTHTGEKPYQCEECGKSFNNSSHFSAHRRIHTGERPHVCPDCGKSFSKSSDLRAHHRTHTGEKPYGCHDCGKCFSKSSALNKHREIHMREKLLSPSVPK, from the exons ATGGGAAGTCAAACCAACCCTTGGCAAGACTTTAGACATATGA GATTTCCATTTCCTAAATCCGGTGTGGTCTCCAGGTTGGAGCAAGGAGAGCCCCCTGATCTGGGCTCCAAGGAGAAGGAACTCTCAAGAGGCAGTCACacaggagaaagacaaatgcatGCTGATCTGTTATCacccaagagagagagaagaagctggGTAGACCAGGATCACTGGGGCTTTGAGGATGAGAAGGTAGCAGGCGTGCACTGGGGCTATGAAGAGACCAGAACCCTCCTTGCAATTCTCAGTCAGACTGAGTTTTATGAGGCTCTCCGAAACTGTCATCGAAACAGCCAAGTGTATGGGGCTGTGGCTGAGCGGCTCCGGGAGTATGGCTTCCTTCGGACATTGGAACAGTGTCGGACCAAGTTCAAAGGTCTCCAAAAGAGCTATAGGAAAGTCAAGAGTGGTCACCCACCTGAAACCTGCCCCTTCTTTGAAGAGATGGAGGCCCTGATGAGTGCCCAAGTCATTGCATTGCCCAGTAATGGCTTGGAAGAGGCAGCCTCTCACTCTGGCCTGGTGGGCAGTGATGTTGAGACAGAGGAGCCAGGGCAAGAGGGCTGGCAGCATAAGGAAGCAGAAGAGGCTGTGGCTGAAGAGTCGGACAGTGATGAAATGGGCCAGGAGGCCACCCCCCAAGTCCCTGACAACTCAACTGCACCTGTTCTTTTTCGAAGTCCCAGTG GTGTACACTGGGGCTATGAAGAGACAAAGACTTACCTTGCAATTCTTAGTGAGACTCAGTTTTACGAAGCCCTCCGGAACTGTCACCGCAACAGCCAGCTGTATGGAGCAGTGGCTGAGCGGTTATGGGAATATGGATTCTTAAGGACACCAGAGCAGTGTCGGACCAAGTTTAAAAGCCTACAGACCAGCTATCGGAAAGTCAAGAATGGCCAAGCACCAGAGACCTGTCCCTTCTTTGAAGAGATGGATGCTTTGGTGAGTGCCAGGGTTGTTGCCCCACCCAGTGACAGCCAGGAAGAAGAGACAGCCTCTTGCCCCACCCACACCACCAGTGAGACCAAAGCTGAGAAGCAAGCTGAGGCTGCAGAAGAGACCATAGAAGAAGATTCTGAGGATGATGAAGAGGATACTGAGGTACCCCTGGGGGTTGTCATGACCCGTGCTCCAGTCTTATTCCAGAGCCCCAGTG GTTTTGAGGCTGGATTTGATAATGAAGAGAATCTAAAACGAGATATTTCTGAGGAAGTACAACTACATAGAACATTACTTGCAAGGTCTGAAAGGAAACTGTCCCGGCATCTTACTCAGGGTAAAGGTGGTGAGAGTGAATGTAGATCAGGACAACAGTGGGAAACGACcccaggggagagaagaggaaaaccaACACTCCCAGAGAGGAGTTTAGGTAAAGTTCTAAATCATCAGAGACCTTACTTGGGAGAGAGACCCTGTAAATATCTCAGATACAGCAAAAACTTTGTTCCAAATTCCCACCTCATGCATCAGATATCTCATCAAGTGGAAAATCCATATAAATGTGCTGATTGTGGAAAAAGCTTCAGTCGGAGTGCACGCCTCATCAGACACCGCAGaatccacactggagagaaaccttacaagtGTCTTGACTGTGGGAAAAGTTTCCGTGACAGTTCAAATTTCATCACCCACAGGAGAATCCACACAGGAGAAAAACCCTATCAATGTGGTGAGTGTGGAAAACGCTTCAATCAGAGCTCAAGCCTTATAATTCACCAGAGAACCCACACAGGAGAAAAGCCCTATCAATGTGAAGAGTGTGGAAAAAGCTTCAACAATAGTTCTCATTTCAGTGCACATCGGAGGATACACACAGGAGAGAGACCTCATGTGTGTCCTGACTGTGGAAAGAGTTTCAGTAAGAGTTCTGACTTACGTGCACACCATAGGacccacacaggagagaaaccctatgggTGTCATGACTGTGGCAAATGCTTCAGTAAAAGCTCTGCCCTTAATAAGCACCGAGAGATCCATATGCGAGAAAAACTTCTGTCACCGTCAGTACCTAAGTAA
- the ZSCAN29 gene encoding zinc finger and SCAN domain-containing protein 29 isoform X3 produces the protein MSRKWRGGSGSGGRFRKRAWKTWTFGHSLCEGAGSALGEDDTPEIITRVIKCSAGVSGTPAQGCNQEREGKEPRPGTTGADEPKGEAQTFSKERLEQGEPPDLGSKEKELSRGSHTGERQMHADLLSPKRERRSWVDQDHWGFEDEKVAGVHWGYEETRTLLAILSQTEFYEALRNCHRNSQVYGAVAERLREYGFLRTLEQCRTKFKGLQKSYRKVKSGHPPETCPFFEEMEALMSAQVIALPSNGLEEAASHSGLVGSDVETEEPGQEGWQHKEAEEAVAEESDSDEMGQEATPQVPDNSTAPVLFRSPSGVHWGYEETKTYLAILSETQFYEALRNCHRNSQLYGAVAERLWEYGFLRTPEQCRTKFKSLQTSYRKVKNGQAPETCPFFEEMDALVSARVVAPPSDSQEEETASCPTHTTSETKAEKQAEAAEETIEEDSEDDEEDTEVPLGVVMTRAPVLFQSPSGFEAGFDNEENLKRDISEEVQLHRTLLARSERKLSRHLTQGKGGESECRSGQQWETTPGERRGKPTLPERSLGKVLNHQRPYLGERPCKYLRYSKNFVPNSHLMHQISHQVENPYKCADCGKSFSRSARLIRHRRIHTGEKPYKCLDCGKSFRDSSNFITHRRIHTGEKPYQCGECGKRFNQSSSLIIHQRTHTGEKPYQCEECGKSFNNSSHFSAHRRIHTGERPHVCPDCGKSFSKSSDLRAHHRTHTGEKPYGCHDCGKCFSKSSALNKHREIHMREKLLSPSVPK, from the exons ATGTCCAGAAAGTGGAGAGGAGGCAGTGGCTCTGGTGGAAGATTTAGAAAGAGAGCCTGGAAGACCTGGACTTTCg GTCACAGTCTCTGTGAAGGGGCAGGAAGTGCGCTTGGAGAAGATGACACCCCTGAAATCATCACGAGAGTTATTAAGTGTTCGGCAGGAGTCAGTGGAACCCCAGCCCAGGGGTGTAACCAAGAAAGAGAGGGCAAGGAGCCCAGACCTGGGACCACAGGAGCAGATGAACCCAAAGGAGAAGCTCAGACCTTTTCAAAGGAGCG GTTGGAGCAAGGAGAGCCCCCTGATCTGGGCTCCAAGGAGAAGGAACTCTCAAGAGGCAGTCACacaggagaaagacaaatgcatGCTGATCTGTTATCacccaagagagagagaagaagctggGTAGACCAGGATCACTGGGGCTTTGAGGATGAGAAGGTAGCAGGCGTGCACTGGGGCTATGAAGAGACCAGAACCCTCCTTGCAATTCTCAGTCAGACTGAGTTTTATGAGGCTCTCCGAAACTGTCATCGAAACAGCCAAGTGTATGGGGCTGTGGCTGAGCGGCTCCGGGAGTATGGCTTCCTTCGGACATTGGAACAGTGTCGGACCAAGTTCAAAGGTCTCCAAAAGAGCTATAGGAAAGTCAAGAGTGGTCACCCACCTGAAACCTGCCCCTTCTTTGAAGAGATGGAGGCCCTGATGAGTGCCCAAGTCATTGCATTGCCCAGTAATGGCTTGGAAGAGGCAGCCTCTCACTCTGGCCTGGTGGGCAGTGATGTTGAGACAGAGGAGCCAGGGCAAGAGGGCTGGCAGCATAAGGAAGCAGAAGAGGCTGTGGCTGAAGAGTCGGACAGTGATGAAATGGGCCAGGAGGCCACCCCCCAAGTCCCTGACAACTCAACTGCACCTGTTCTTTTTCGAAGTCCCAGTG GTGTACACTGGGGCTATGAAGAGACAAAGACTTACCTTGCAATTCTTAGTGAGACTCAGTTTTACGAAGCCCTCCGGAACTGTCACCGCAACAGCCAGCTGTATGGAGCAGTGGCTGAGCGGTTATGGGAATATGGATTCTTAAGGACACCAGAGCAGTGTCGGACCAAGTTTAAAAGCCTACAGACCAGCTATCGGAAAGTCAAGAATGGCCAAGCACCAGAGACCTGTCCCTTCTTTGAAGAGATGGATGCTTTGGTGAGTGCCAGGGTTGTTGCCCCACCCAGTGACAGCCAGGAAGAAGAGACAGCCTCTTGCCCCACCCACACCACCAGTGAGACCAAAGCTGAGAAGCAAGCTGAGGCTGCAGAAGAGACCATAGAAGAAGATTCTGAGGATGATGAAGAGGATACTGAGGTACCCCTGGGGGTTGTCATGACCCGTGCTCCAGTCTTATTCCAGAGCCCCAGTG GTTTTGAGGCTGGATTTGATAATGAAGAGAATCTAAAACGAGATATTTCTGAGGAAGTACAACTACATAGAACATTACTTGCAAGGTCTGAAAGGAAACTGTCCCGGCATCTTACTCAGGGTAAAGGTGGTGAGAGTGAATGTAGATCAGGACAACAGTGGGAAACGACcccaggggagagaagaggaaaaccaACACTCCCAGAGAGGAGTTTAGGTAAAGTTCTAAATCATCAGAGACCTTACTTGGGAGAGAGACCCTGTAAATATCTCAGATACAGCAAAAACTTTGTTCCAAATTCCCACCTCATGCATCAGATATCTCATCAAGTGGAAAATCCATATAAATGTGCTGATTGTGGAAAAAGCTTCAGTCGGAGTGCACGCCTCATCAGACACCGCAGaatccacactggagagaaaccttacaagtGTCTTGACTGTGGGAAAAGTTTCCGTGACAGTTCAAATTTCATCACCCACAGGAGAATCCACACAGGAGAAAAACCCTATCAATGTGGTGAGTGTGGAAAACGCTTCAATCAGAGCTCAAGCCTTATAATTCACCAGAGAACCCACACAGGAGAAAAGCCCTATCAATGTGAAGAGTGTGGAAAAAGCTTCAACAATAGTTCTCATTTCAGTGCACATCGGAGGATACACACAGGAGAGAGACCTCATGTGTGTCCTGACTGTGGAAAGAGTTTCAGTAAGAGTTCTGACTTACGTGCACACCATAGGacccacacaggagagaaaccctatgggTGTCATGACTGTGGCAAATGCTTCAGTAAAAGCTCTGCCCTTAATAAGCACCGAGAGATCCATATGCGAGAAAAACTTCTGTCACCGTCAGTACCTAAGTAA